A region from the Pseudomonas sp. KU26590 genome encodes:
- a CDS encoding sensor domain-containing diguanylate cyclase, with the protein MTNQPLLDGSIQRLRLKRFGLATGTYVLLIVLVMVAYCTGYYHATFFGVWLASVSVLLMQAVLSLVFFCGYNQRFKDPSLTEFQVLMGLAWQTFVLAHMDSARGTFLVFYVLVLLFGLFHLRPKVFLRCSVLALLGFIGLNLWDAAHGHLDDPGLAALQTCALFIIFSWLCLFARFVQNSRNRMHQRRITLQAHQETLRGMMLQLEELASTDELTNLYNRRHFLRIATRELELMNGNYTAGLALIDLDHFKRVNDLHGHAAGDRVLQIFGQTAAQCLRADDILARYGGEEFVLLIPRCTRAQLIDCCERIRLAFTHVTLPEFPELDLSLSIGMAIIERGDRMDRALQRADQSLYRAKHQGRNRCHGAWDYADA; encoded by the coding sequence ATGACCAACCAGCCTCTTTTAGACGGATCTATCCAACGCTTGCGCCTAAAGCGTTTTGGCCTGGCAACCGGCACCTACGTGCTACTGATCGTGCTCGTCATGGTTGCGTATTGCACCGGCTACTATCACGCGACTTTTTTTGGCGTCTGGCTCGCCAGTGTGTCTGTGCTTCTGATGCAGGCCGTGCTGAGCCTGGTGTTCTTCTGCGGCTACAACCAGCGTTTCAAAGATCCCAGCCTGACCGAATTTCAAGTGCTGATGGGACTGGCCTGGCAGACGTTTGTGCTCGCCCATATGGATTCGGCCCGAGGCACGTTTCTGGTGTTCTATGTGCTGGTCTTGCTGTTCGGTCTCTTTCACTTGAGGCCGAAAGTCTTCCTCCGCTGCTCAGTGCTCGCCTTGCTGGGTTTCATAGGGCTGAACCTGTGGGATGCCGCGCACGGCCATCTCGACGATCCGGGGCTCGCCGCGCTGCAGACCTGCGCGCTGTTCATCATTTTCTCCTGGCTGTGCCTGTTCGCGCGCTTCGTCCAGAACTCGCGCAACCGCATGCACCAGCGCCGGATCACCCTGCAGGCGCATCAGGAAACCTTGCGCGGCATGATGTTGCAGCTCGAAGAGCTGGCGTCCACCGACGAGCTCACCAACCTCTATAACCGCCGGCACTTCCTGCGCATCGCCACCCGCGAACTCGAGCTTATGAACGGCAACTACACCGCAGGCCTGGCGCTGATCGACCTGGACCACTTCAAGCGAGTCAACGATCTTCATGGTCATGCTGCGGGCGACCGGGTGCTGCAGATCTTTGGCCAAACCGCCGCTCAGTGCCTGCGGGCCGATGACATTCTGGCCCGCTATGGCGGTGAAGAGTTCGTGTTGCTCATTCCGCGCTGTACCCGCGCTCAACTGATCGACTGCTGCGAACGCATCCGCCTGGCCTTCACCCACGTCACGCTGCCTGAATTTCCAGAGCTGGATCTGAGCCTGTCGATCGGCATGGCTATCATTGAGCGCGGTGACCGCATGGACCGCGCTTTACAGCGTGCCGATCAGTCGCTGTATCGCGCCAAGCACCAAGGCCGCAATCGCTGCCACGGCGCCTGGGATTACGCCGATGCCTGA
- a CDS encoding RHS repeat domain-containing protein, whose translation MSSIHTQASNFMDCIKTGVDVRTGQFTVVFKLPLLPANNLAGPALTPTLTFGVLGSTRNKGFGLGWSLDLSELDLQQDAPSLRLSTGEQFAVDLDDTTFTPGTELKLFDAKLKSMVVTCEQEDGFRVDQKNGQTEILTRQHDSARYLTTELRSPEGNRVFVEWAPHGNDDFILETIRDEARVLLEVKTDGAEVVFSVPGREDETVRLQLANDKLSDIYLPGIETPFSIVYDHHALDAQNHLLLPTRLSSPLGTTDSVIWATGEEGHRLPPGAPFEVLPRVLEWTHSAGTDATALTRAYEWSGAHNFLGFGSEQAFDWQQGRDNLYQVDQDYEYEVVETLAGPHGDTLATLTRTWNRFHLMTREVTRRGSAESRIETTFGLDPEADWDGQPAWYQLPHQQTVTYIDHSRAGLQRSEQTDYRYDVSGNLIFTRSPAGVEEHSEYYPAEGIPASADGTGCPPNALGLVRHLKKKTIKPARLDDGTYGGAPVISTTYTYEALASKLEGGPAFVVVNSETVREESHGRLLETTTQTYATEPGPHYGRLDSKVTTLNGKATTTSFRYELSEDELGTHTTLTGFENTELVRATQSGARSLLTGRLTRERNQAGVVSRYAYDVLGRVTLAVTADDSRYEARRTSTYHVNDQKAHDCRTGNENPLMIEHRHSTGQRRRQWLDGEGRTVRVELEDIDHAPDVFREIACCVFDAEGRTVSETQQDWLRDPEDPAIVTALGLTTRTHYDDWGQASLSITPDGVESHTEHNPVSLTANSWQQGGSLKGPSTLTQHNAAGSAIKEQLHDADGVLIRTKEWQRDGLDRITRTTLRVPGEADRVTCVELDAYGRIVEQRLADDTVVNWTFAAHSDDNHPESIAVTAPLVTLAS comes from the coding sequence ATGTCCAGCATTCATACCCAAGCCAGCAACTTCATGGACTGTATAAAGACGGGTGTCGATGTCCGCACCGGACAATTCACTGTCGTTTTCAAACTGCCTCTATTGCCGGCCAACAATCTGGCCGGCCCCGCTCTCACGCCCACCCTCACTTTCGGTGTACTCGGCTCAACCCGCAACAAAGGGTTCGGACTGGGCTGGTCGCTGGACTTGAGCGAACTCGATCTGCAACAGGATGCGCCGTCGTTGCGCCTGTCGACGGGTGAACAGTTCGCCGTCGACCTGGACGACACCACTTTCACGCCGGGCACTGAGCTCAAGCTGTTCGACGCCAAACTCAAATCCATGGTGGTGACGTGCGAGCAGGAAGATGGGTTCCGCGTGGATCAGAAAAACGGTCAGACCGAAATACTCACCCGACAGCACGACAGCGCGCGCTACCTGACCACCGAGCTGCGAAGCCCGGAAGGCAATCGCGTATTCGTCGAATGGGCGCCTCATGGCAATGACGATTTCATCCTTGAAACGATCCGCGATGAAGCCCGGGTTCTGCTCGAGGTGAAAACCGATGGAGCCGAAGTCGTATTTTCGGTGCCGGGACGCGAGGACGAGACGGTGCGCCTGCAACTGGCCAACGACAAACTGAGTGACATCTACCTGCCTGGAATCGAGACGCCCTTCTCCATTGTCTACGACCATCATGCCCTCGACGCCCAGAACCACCTTCTGCTGCCAACCCGCCTTTCCAGCCCGTTGGGCACGACCGATTCAGTGATCTGGGCCACCGGCGAAGAAGGCCATCGTCTGCCGCCCGGTGCACCCTTCGAGGTATTGCCCCGGGTTCTGGAGTGGACTCATTCAGCGGGAACGGACGCTACCGCGCTCACCCGCGCCTACGAATGGTCCGGCGCCCATAACTTCCTGGGGTTCGGCAGCGAACAGGCATTCGACTGGCAGCAAGGCCGCGACAACCTCTATCAAGTCGACCAGGATTACGAGTACGAAGTGGTTGAAACCCTGGCCGGCCCCCACGGTGACACACTTGCGACCCTCACCCGGACGTGGAACCGCTTCCACTTAATGACCCGCGAAGTAACACGCCGGGGCAGCGCCGAGAGCCGTATCGAAACCACTTTCGGCCTTGACCCCGAGGCCGACTGGGACGGCCAGCCCGCGTGGTACCAGCTGCCGCATCAGCAGACCGTCACCTACATCGACCATAGTCGCGCAGGTCTGCAACGCAGCGAGCAAACCGACTATCGCTACGACGTGTCGGGCAACCTCATATTCACCCGATCGCCCGCCGGTGTAGAAGAGCACAGCGAGTATTACCCCGCCGAAGGCATTCCCGCTTCGGCCGATGGCACCGGTTGTCCGCCCAACGCATTGGGCTTGGTCCGGCATCTGAAGAAGAAGACCATCAAACCTGCGCGCCTCGATGACGGCACTTACGGCGGCGCGCCCGTCATCTCCACCACCTACACCTACGAAGCGCTGGCCTCAAAGCTTGAAGGCGGACCCGCGTTTGTCGTGGTGAACAGCGAGACCGTTCGGGAAGAGAGCCATGGTCGCCTGCTGGAAACCACCACTCAGACCTACGCGACTGAACCGGGACCGCACTATGGGCGTCTCGACAGCAAAGTCACGACACTCAATGGCAAAGCCACCACGACGAGCTTCCGCTATGAGCTGAGCGAGGACGAGCTGGGTACGCACACCACTCTCACCGGTTTCGAGAACACCGAACTCGTGCGCGCGACTCAAAGCGGCGCCCGATCGCTCCTTACGGGAAGGCTCACACGGGAACGGAATCAGGCTGGCGTCGTCTCGCGTTACGCCTACGATGTGCTCGGTCGCGTGACGCTTGCGGTGACCGCCGATGACAGCCGCTACGAAGCCCGGCGCACTTCCACCTACCATGTGAACGATCAGAAAGCACACGATTGCAGGACCGGGAACGAGAATCCGCTGATGATCGAGCATCGTCATTCGACGGGTCAGCGTCGCCGCCAATGGCTCGATGGCGAGGGCCGCACTGTCCGCGTGGAGCTTGAAGACATCGACCACGCCCCTGACGTGTTCCGTGAAATTGCCTGCTGTGTGTTCGACGCCGAAGGCCGCACCGTCAGCGAAACGCAACAGGACTGGCTGCGCGATCCCGAGGATCCGGCGATCGTGACCGCACTCGGACTGACGACCCGGACGCACTACGATGACTGGGGCCAGGCAAGCCTGAGCATTACCCCCGATGGTGTCGAGAGTCATACCGAGCACAATCCGGTGAGCCTCACTGCCAACAGCTGGCAACAGGGTGGATCACTCAAGGGGCCAAGTACGCTCACGCAGCACAATGCGGCTGGCAGCGCGATCAAGGAACAGCTGCACGACGCCGACGGTGTGTTGATTCGGACCAAGGAATGGCAGCGGGACGGACTGGACCGTATTACCCGAACAACCCTCCGGGTACCTGGCGAGGCAGATCGCGTGACGTGCGTTGAGCTGGACGCATACGGGCGCATCGTCGAGCAGCGGCTGGCTGACGACACGGTCGTGAACTGGACCTTCGCCGCTCACAGCGATGACAACCACCCTGAGTCAATCGCCGTCACTGCGCCCCTCGTCACCCTGGCGTCTTGA
- a CDS encoding RHS repeat-associated core domain-containing protein: MADGKRVEFTYEPELNNRLLSVTPHDQPAQTIAYHPLGMPASASGALGAESFGFTPSGQPDQDTWTVGDARHGTRWHYSLNGLLQGFDDAMGTPHRRSFDSHGRVSETRVGNLVTCYRYDALSRLAEISVKDQLDAGKLTTALTYDSLGREHTRTFTAVTTDGQSHTCTQTLSYSALDQITSRTWTEDSRTLKETFEYDIRGRLVAFAADAAPQDPFGNPIVSQAFTYNSLNGHEKVVTTYADTSVDEARFTYATHNPVQLEVVTHTHPSWPREVKLNYDDCGRVVSDSLGRRMVWNAHDRLIEIRQDGRSCQYGYTAHGRLVDRTVDGTLSRSFYSGEELTHEMTGDVSLQFNSGETGLFAVSKVTAALRETTLLGADGQGSVRLESRSTVQTRRYNAYGVEARNTHAVPFGYAGQRHEPLTGIQILGDYRPYDPVLMCFLSPDSESPFGKGGIHPYAYCAGDPVNRIDPDGHSWVNYLLAGAGLAMGIAAAVASFGAASTVIASFGYAGWAALTPSAAMIIGAGALDVASVATGVAGLISQATGADESVGNVLGWVSFGTGLAAGALSGLAGSVARIGGRKPGGPSAAVRRESSAEVLFEKTRGEHDVTFHKALWGESDLKGFETHGTPEGYLMNAKGIFEPAANVAKREIAPRLAEYEAHRPLVLLACEGGSSGAAQEIANVLRRPVIGYDEVIYVGGPSHIGSFGYHQTHTGIVTTLPLKRLKGGRDQGFHLGPNYGFATPRTYSPA; this comes from the coding sequence TTGGCCGACGGCAAGCGCGTCGAATTCACCTACGAGCCGGAATTGAACAACCGTTTGCTCAGTGTCACCCCTCACGACCAGCCAGCGCAGACCATCGCCTATCACCCTTTGGGCATGCCCGCCTCGGCAAGCGGTGCGCTGGGCGCCGAGTCCTTCGGTTTTACCCCGTCCGGGCAGCCCGATCAGGACACGTGGACCGTTGGAGATGCCCGTCATGGGACCCGCTGGCATTATTCGCTGAACGGTTTGCTTCAAGGGTTCGATGACGCGATGGGCACGCCACATCGGCGCAGTTTCGACAGCCATGGCCGAGTTTCGGAAACACGGGTCGGTAATCTCGTTACCTGCTATCGCTACGACGCCCTTTCCCGCCTCGCTGAAATCTCCGTCAAGGATCAGCTCGACGCGGGAAAACTGACCACCGCACTGACGTACGACAGTCTGGGACGCGAGCACACGCGGACCTTCACCGCCGTGACGACCGACGGCCAGTCGCACACCTGCACTCAGACATTGAGCTATTCGGCGCTGGACCAGATCACCTCGCGCACCTGGACCGAAGACTCCCGGACCCTTAAGGAAACCTTCGAGTACGACATCAGGGGCCGCCTGGTCGCCTTTGCCGCAGACGCAGCCCCGCAAGACCCTTTCGGCAATCCCATCGTCAGCCAGGCCTTCACTTACAACTCGCTCAACGGTCATGAAAAGGTGGTGACCACCTATGCCGACACCAGCGTCGATGAGGCCCGCTTCACCTACGCCACCCACAACCCGGTTCAGCTGGAGGTGGTCACCCATACCCACCCGTCATGGCCCAGGGAAGTGAAGCTCAACTATGACGACTGCGGGCGCGTCGTCAGTGACAGCCTGGGACGTCGCATGGTCTGGAACGCCCATGATCGTCTGATTGAAATCCGCCAGGATGGCCGATCCTGCCAGTACGGCTACACGGCTCACGGCCGTCTGGTCGATCGCACGGTCGACGGCACGCTGAGCCGCAGCTTTTACAGCGGCGAAGAACTGACCCACGAAATGACGGGCGACGTCAGCCTGCAATTCAACTCCGGTGAAACGGGCCTGTTTGCCGTCAGTAAAGTCACTGCGGCTCTGCGCGAAACCACGTTGCTGGGAGCAGATGGGCAGGGAAGCGTGCGCCTTGAGTCCCGTAGCACCGTGCAAACACGCCGCTACAACGCTTACGGTGTCGAGGCCCGAAATACGCACGCGGTGCCATTCGGCTACGCAGGCCAGCGCCACGAACCGCTGACCGGCATACAGATTCTGGGGGACTATCGTCCTTACGATCCGGTGCTGATGTGCTTTTTAAGCCCCGACAGCGAAAGCCCTTTCGGCAAGGGCGGCATCCACCCTTACGCTTATTGTGCGGGGGATCCGGTGAATCGGATCGATCCTGATGGCCACAGCTGGGTCAATTACCTCTTGGCGGGGGCAGGTCTGGCGATGGGTATCGCTGCAGCGGTCGCCAGCTTTGGAGCGGCGTCCACGGTCATCGCCTCATTTGGTTATGCCGGGTGGGCCGCCCTGACGCCGAGTGCAGCGATGATCATCGGCGCGGGCGCCCTGGACGTCGCGTCCGTCGCCACAGGGGTTGCAGGGCTGATAAGCCAGGCCACCGGCGCGGATGAGAGCGTCGGCAACGTGTTGGGCTGGGTTTCGTTTGGGACAGGGCTGGCGGCTGGCGCGCTGAGCGGCCTCGCCGGATCGGTCGCCAGGATCGGAGGGCGCAAACCCGGCGGGCCTTCGGCGGCAGTGCGTCGAGAGTCCAGCGCTGAAGTACTCTTTGAAAAAACCCGCGGCGAACATGATGTGACGTTTCATAAAGCACTCTGGGGAGAGAGTGATTTAAAGGGCTTTGAAACACACGGCACGCCAGAAGGCTACCTGATGAACGCCAAGGGGATCTTCGAGCCGGCTGCCAATGTCGCAAAACGGGAGATCGCGCCTCGTCTGGCCGAATACGAGGCTCACCGGCCACTTGTGTTGTTGGCGTGCGAGGGTGGATCCAGCGGCGCCGCACAGGAAATCGCCAACGTACTGCGCAGGCCGGTCATCGGCTACGACGAGGTCATTTACGTTGGCGGTCCCAGCCATATTGGATCGTTTGGGTACCACCAAACCCATACAGGCATCGTGACTACCCTGCCCCTCAAACGGTTGAAAGGCGGAAGAGATCAGGGTTTTCACTTAGGCCCGAATTACGGATTCGCCACGCCGCGGACCTATTCTCCCGCTTGA
- a CDS encoding fumarate hydratase produces MTVIKQDDLIQSVADALQFISYYHPVDFIQAMHEAYLREESPAARDSMAQILINSRMCATGHRPICQDTGIVTVFVRVGMDVRWDGATMGLDDMINEGVRRAYNLPENVLRASILADPAGARKNTKDNTPAVIHYSIVPGNTVEVDVAAKGGGSENKSKMAMLNPSDSIVDWVLKTVPTMGAGWCPPGMLGIGIGGTAEKAAVMAKEVLMESIDIHELIKRGPSSRIEEMRIELFEKVNQLGIGAQGLGGLTTVLDVKIMDYPTHAASLPVCMIPNCAATRHAHFVLDGSGPASLEAPPLDAYPEIVWEAGPSARRVNLDTLTPEDVQSWKPGETVLLNGKMLTGRDAAHKRMVEMLNKGETLPVDLKGRFIYYVGPVDPVGDEVVGPAGPTTATRMDKFTRQILEQTGLLGMIGKSERGPTAIEAIKDHKAVYLMAVGGAAYLVAQAIKKSQVLAFPEMGMEAIYEFEVKDMPVTVAVDSKGESVHITGPAIWQKKISESLAVEVQ; encoded by the coding sequence ATGACCGTGATCAAGCAGGATGACCTGATCCAGAGCGTCGCCGACGCGCTGCAGTTCATCTCCTATTACCACCCCGTTGATTTCATTCAGGCCATGCACGAGGCCTACCTGCGTGAAGAATCCCCTGCCGCACGGGATTCCATGGCTCAGATTCTGATCAACTCGCGCATGTGCGCCACCGGCCATCGGCCGATCTGCCAGGACACCGGTATTGTTACCGTGTTCGTCCGCGTCGGCATGGACGTGCGCTGGGATGGCGCGACCATGGGCCTGGACGACATGATCAACGAAGGCGTGCGTCGCGCCTACAATCTGCCGGAAAACGTCCTGCGCGCCTCGATCCTTGCCGATCCGGCCGGCGCCCGCAAAAACACCAAGGACAACACCCCGGCGGTCATTCACTACTCCATCGTTCCGGGCAATACCGTGGAAGTGGACGTGGCGGCCAAGGGCGGCGGCTCGGAAAACAAATCGAAAATGGCGATGCTCAACCCGTCCGATTCGATCGTCGACTGGGTGCTCAAAACCGTGCCGACCATGGGCGCTGGCTGGTGCCCACCGGGCATGCTCGGCATCGGAATCGGCGGTACCGCCGAGAAAGCCGCGGTCATGGCCAAGGAAGTCTTGATGGAATCCATTGACATCCACGAGCTGATCAAGCGTGGTCCATCCAGCCGTATTGAAGAAATGCGCATCGAGCTGTTCGAGAAGGTCAATCAGCTGGGCATCGGCGCCCAGGGCCTGGGCGGTCTGACCACCGTGCTCGACGTCAAGATCATGGATTACCCGACCCACGCAGCGTCCTTGCCGGTGTGCATGATCCCTAATTGCGCCGCCACCCGTCACGCCCACTTCGTGCTCGACGGCTCCGGCCCGGCTTCGCTGGAAGCACCGCCGCTGGACGCCTACCCCGAGATCGTCTGGGAAGCCGGCCCGTCGGCTCGTCGCGTCAACCTCGACACCCTGACGCCGGAAGACGTACAGAGCTGGAAGCCGGGCGAAACTGTCCTGCTCAACGGCAAAATGCTCACCGGTCGCGACGCGGCGCACAAGCGCATGGTCGAGATGCTCAACAAGGGCGAAACCCTGCCGGTGGACCTGAAGGGTCGCTTCATCTATTACGTCGGCCCGGTCGATCCGGTCGGTGATGAAGTGGTGGGGCCTGCCGGTCCTACCACTGCGACGCGGATGGACAAGTTCACCCGCCAGATCCTCGAGCAGACCGGCCTGTTGGGCATGATCGGCAAATCCGAGCGCGGCCCGACCGCCATCGAAGCGATCAAGGACCATAAGGCCGTTTACCTGATGGCCGTCGGCGGCGCCGCTTATCTGGTCGCTCAGGCAATCAAGAAGTCGCAAGTGCTGGCCTTCCCTGAAATGGGCATGGAAGCGATCTACGAGTTCGAGGTCAAAGACATGCCGGTCACTGTTGCAGTCGACAGCAAGGGCGAGTCGGTTCACATCACCGGTCCCGCCATCTGGCAGAAGAAGATCAGTGAAAGCCTGGCGGTAGAAGTGCAGTAA
- a CDS encoding iron-sulfur-binding ferredoxin reductase: protein MPELQVGDRKWSVAPGTHLLDALNDAGLSVPYSCRAGSCHACMVRCVSGEPLDAQPEALDPARRGQGWRLSCQCQVVGDLTVEVFDPLRDGLPATVVGADWLSPSVLRLRLDPERSLRYRVGQHLVLWTESGVARPYSLASVPGDDPFLEFHIDCQRPGAFTDVARTLKNGDPVRLGELQGSALRYDPDWQDRPLWLLAAGTGLAPLWGVLREALRQDHQGDIRVLHLARDAQEHYLTDALSELAARHSNLYVESIELSAFAAVLGGLRVTSRQTIALVCGSPVSVEAFSKRLFITGLPRGQVLSDEFVERG, encoded by the coding sequence ATGCCTGAGTTGCAAGTCGGCGACCGGAAATGGTCGGTTGCACCCGGGACTCATTTGCTCGACGCCTTGAACGACGCCGGTCTGTCCGTCCCCTACAGCTGCCGTGCCGGCAGTTGCCATGCCTGCATGGTGCGCTGCGTCAGCGGTGAGCCTCTGGATGCACAACCTGAAGCACTGGACCCGGCGAGGCGCGGCCAGGGCTGGCGGCTGTCGTGCCAGTGTCAGGTGGTTGGCGATCTGACGGTGGAAGTCTTCGACCCGTTGCGCGATGGCCTGCCAGCGACCGTCGTCGGTGCGGACTGGCTGAGTCCGTCGGTGCTGCGCCTGCGACTAGACCCCGAACGATCGTTGCGCTATCGCGTCGGCCAGCATCTGGTGCTGTGGACCGAGAGCGGCGTAGCGCGACCTTACTCGTTGGCGAGCGTGCCAGGGGACGATCCCTTTTTGGAGTTTCATATCGATTGCCAGCGCCCGGGCGCTTTCACTGATGTGGCGCGTACGCTGAAAAACGGCGATCCGGTCCGCCTCGGCGAACTGCAGGGCAGCGCGCTGCGTTACGACCCCGACTGGCAGGACCGGCCGTTATGGCTGTTGGCGGCGGGTACCGGATTAGCGCCGTTGTGGGGAGTGCTGCGCGAAGCGTTGCGGCAGGATCATCAGGGAGACATTCGCGTCCTGCATCTGGCGCGCGATGCTCAGGAGCATTACCTGACGGACGCCTTGAGCGAGCTGGCGGCCCGGCACTCAAATCTTTACGTGGAGTCGATCGAACTGTCAGCCTTTGCGGCTGTGCTGGGCGGATTGCGCGTGACATCACGCCAGACCATCGCGCTGGTGTGCGGGTCGCCTGTCAGCGTCGAGGCGTTTTCGAAACGGCTGTTTATCACGGGGTTGCCCCGTGGTCAGGTGCTCTCTGACGAGTTTGTCGAGAGAGGCTGA
- a CDS encoding RHS repeat domain-containing protein, which translates to MNNATIIGRQTFDGLGRQLSVSVGGHTSRFQYRVGQLPPSSTRLADGKEVRFTYEKDLNNHLLGVEADGEAPTEITRHAQFGHPSTIAGELGSQAFAFSPGGQATKDGWTVDGQTHTTAWRYSFSGLLQGFHDAKGIAHRRQFDSSGRVSATRVGEVDTTYTYDALSRPATVSVSVPESGRVLTTAITYDAVGREHTRTFTITQTGEEEKTDVRTITQTLAYTGLDQIASRTWAEGAACSEERFEYDVRDRLVRYLADEHAAAPDPYGNLIVEQVFTFNACNGHEKVVSTYADGTCDEARFTYAVDDPTRPVKVTHTHPAWPAEVTLGYDACGRVINDSLGRHLHWNAQGRLTEVRSPSGTCKYRYDPSGQLTDREVDGVLTRDFYSADQLTHQCCGKDSIELISDLSALFAVNKVTGGIRQTLLLGTDAQGSLRIEAGSTVRTRRYTAHGAQASDVGDLAFGYTGEQLEPLSGLCIPGGNRPYDPILMCFLAPDTDSPFGPGGINPYAWCGGDPVNRVDPDGHSWVNYAIAGAGLALGLVAVIPAVIAALPVAGALISSGAALLTTGQIAGLVGVALDIVGMATGVASLALEATGADGAASGILGGVSMVASLAGAGIGLKLFTLKNAGSRLKAMDIKQGWTLPKPGRLGSGELLAQHTSRGVDVGFIDTYLGSNRAALLTHGDLKRALLMGPDGKTMRAADVAREVIAPRLQALGTGADDTFVLLSCWGGKNGAALEIAKELGRPVQGFTGKVFVKGFANLQLNPNAANIPTQATSYLERMRATGNPFKALKTTYKAAKSNIYHPDGTVVAG; encoded by the coding sequence ATGAACAACGCCACGATAATCGGTCGTCAGACCTTCGACGGCCTGGGTCGTCAGCTGTCAGTCAGCGTCGGAGGCCATACCTCCCGCTTTCAATACCGCGTTGGGCAGCTACCGCCCTCCTCGACCAGGCTCGCCGACGGCAAGGAGGTCCGATTCACTTATGAGAAGGACCTGAACAATCACCTGCTCGGGGTCGAAGCCGATGGAGAGGCCCCGACGGAAATAACCCGGCATGCACAATTCGGGCACCCTTCGACGATCGCCGGTGAACTGGGCAGCCAGGCCTTTGCATTCAGCCCGGGAGGCCAGGCGACCAAAGACGGCTGGACTGTCGACGGGCAGACCCACACCACCGCATGGCGCTACTCGTTCAGCGGCCTGCTGCAAGGCTTTCACGATGCCAAGGGTATTGCTCATCGGCGCCAGTTCGATTCGTCTGGTCGAGTGAGCGCTACCCGCGTTGGCGAGGTGGACACCACCTATACCTATGACGCCCTGTCTCGACCGGCGACCGTCAGTGTGAGTGTCCCGGAAAGCGGCAGAGTCCTGACCACCGCGATTACCTACGACGCCGTTGGACGTGAGCACACGCGCACCTTCACGATCACGCAAACGGGCGAGGAGGAAAAAACCGACGTTCGAACGATCACCCAGACCCTTGCTTACACAGGACTGGACCAGATTGCTTCTCGAACCTGGGCCGAAGGCGCAGCGTGCAGCGAGGAGCGCTTCGAATACGATGTGCGCGACAGACTGGTGCGTTACCTCGCGGATGAGCACGCGGCGGCACCAGATCCCTACGGCAACCTCATCGTCGAGCAGGTGTTCACCTTCAATGCCTGTAACGGCCATGAGAAGGTGGTGAGCACCTACGCTGACGGGACCTGCGACGAAGCCCGTTTCACCTATGCCGTCGACGACCCTACCCGTCCGGTTAAAGTCACCCACACCCATCCGGCCTGGCCAGCAGAGGTCACGCTGGGTTATGACGCATGTGGTCGCGTGATCAACGACAGCCTTGGCCGCCACCTGCACTGGAACGCCCAGGGACGACTGACTGAAGTCCGTTCACCCTCAGGCACCTGCAAGTACCGCTACGACCCCAGTGGGCAACTCACTGACCGTGAAGTGGACGGCGTCCTGACCCGGGATTTCTACAGCGCCGATCAACTCACCCATCAATGTTGCGGCAAAGACAGCATCGAACTGATCTCCGACCTCAGCGCGTTGTTTGCCGTGAACAAAGTGACAGGAGGCATCCGCCAGACCCTCCTGCTTGGCACCGACGCACAAGGCAGCCTGCGCATTGAGGCCGGCAGCACAGTGCGCACACGGCGCTACACCGCCCACGGCGCCCAGGCATCAGACGTTGGCGACCTTGCATTCGGCTATACGGGCGAGCAGCTCGAACCCTTGTCTGGCCTTTGCATTCCGGGCGGCAATCGACCTTATGACCCGATACTAATGTGCTTTCTCGCACCTGACACCGACAGTCCGTTCGGGCCGGGCGGCATCAATCCATACGCATGGTGTGGCGGGGATCCGGTCAATCGTGTGGACCCTGACGGCCATAGCTGGGTGAACTACGCCATCGCCGGCGCCGGGCTGGCATTGGGGCTTGTCGCGGTGATTCCCGCGGTAATCGCTGCCTTGCCCGTGGCAGGTGCGTTGATCAGTTCCGGGGCAGCCCTGCTGACGACCGGGCAAATAGCGGGACTTGTCGGTGTGGCGCTGGACATCGTCGGCATGGCGACGGGCGTTGCCAGCCTGGCCCTGGAAGCGACCGGCGCTGACGGCGCCGCATCCGGCATTTTAGGCGGCGTTTCCATGGTCGCCAGCCTTGCCGGGGCAGGAATCGGCCTGAAACTGTTTACGCTGAAAAATGCAGGGAGCAGGCTCAAGGCAATGGACATCAAGCAGGGCTGGACCTTGCCCAAACCTGGTCGTCTTGGCAGTGGAGAGTTGCTTGCGCAACACACATCCAGAGGAGTGGACGTCGGTTTCATCGATACCTATCTGGGCAGCAACCGCGCCGCCCTCCTGACGCACGGAGATCTGAAACGCGCGCTGCTGATGGGGCCTGATGGTAAAACAATGCGAGCAGCCGACGTTGCAAGAGAGGTCATAGCCCCCCGACTCCAAGCGCTTGGCACTGGGGCTGATGACACCTTCGTGTTGCTGTCGTGCTGGGGCGGGAAGAACGGTGCTGCGCTGGAGATTGCCAAGGAGCTGGGCCGCCCCGTTCAAGGATTCACTGGGAAGGTGTTCGTCAAAGGCTTCGCCAATCTCCAATTGAACCCTAACGCGGCAAATATACCCACCCAAGCCACCTCCTACCTGGAGCGGATGCGTGCGACGGGCAACCCTTTCAAAGCCTTGAAGACCACTTACAAGGCGGCGAAATCCAATATTTATCACCCTGACGGCACAGTAGTCGCAGGTTGA